One window of the Pseudomonas lurida genome contains the following:
- a CDS encoding VOC family protein produces the protein MDLKFSHVDVLVNNLEEACAYYAQILNARISKTLVWERGGLHVRYAIALIGQERFMLVQPLAGNLRELLDSSGEGMIYRHCYSTPDIEKAYDDLMFAGVQPEDENGKPLVRANLQSPSGTRIIWLPKRFGHFSIEILEDKALEAFVQAAFS, from the coding sequence ATGGATCTGAAGTTCAGTCACGTCGATGTACTGGTCAATAATCTCGAAGAAGCCTGTGCTTACTACGCACAGATACTTAATGCCAGGATATCCAAAACGCTCGTTTGGGAACGAGGTGGCCTGCATGTGCGCTACGCGATAGCGCTGATCGGTCAAGAGCGTTTCATGTTGGTACAGCCATTGGCGGGGAACCTGAGGGAGCTATTAGACTCCTCGGGAGAAGGGATGATTTATCGCCACTGCTATTCGACGCCGGATATCGAGAAGGCCTACGACGACCTGATGTTCGCCGGTGTTCAGCCAGAAGACGAAAACGGAAAGCCCTTGGTCCGCGCGAACCTGCAGTCACCGTCCGGGACACGCATTATCTGGTTGCCTAAGCGATTTGGGCACTTCTCCATCGAAATCCTGGAAGACAAGGCGTTAGAGGCATTTGTACAGGCTGCATTTTCCTGA
- a CDS encoding sigma-54-dependent Fis family transcriptional regulator, whose product MAEPLAHDTLIQESWRRCRAFGLDHQSTPSFDQLPAEGISQLLESQHSLVQTTHQEVLPYYENILSNSNCLIMLADNQGQVLTSWGTQRFIEPKLARGFNPGASWMERSSGTNAIGTALACAQAVHIEHDEHFLKANRFMTGSAAPIFDAQREIIAVLDVSSDSYLPPSHTLGMVKMMSQTVENRLILNLFRGEHFQLTFNTGLSNLDSQWAGLLIFDESGQVLSANRRADNLLGISLSRVMIDSLFKVSLLELLNQPEGLPFSLQAAGRNRFQCLLKRPRQMPVQARVFTEPTPPTPTSIGLKTLHFGDVRVEKAVRQAERLLEKDIPLLIHGETGVGKEVFVKALHQASSRSQKAFIAVNCAAIPAELVESELFGYEKGAFTGANQKGSIGLIRKADKGTLFLDEIGDMPLPTQARLLRVLQERCVQPVGSSELFPVDLRIISATNRALRELVLAGRFREDLYYRIGGLTLELPPLRERTDKQALFKQLWQQHREPTQWAGLSAEVLALFEQHPWPGNLRQVSSVLQVALAMAEEQPIRPEHLPDDFFVDLKVAPPPPASEYLDDSIDLNQRLKAAGGNISHLARELGVSRNTLYKRLRQH is encoded by the coding sequence ATGGCCGAACCACTGGCTCACGACACCCTTATCCAGGAATCCTGGCGCCGTTGCCGCGCCTTCGGCCTGGACCACCAGAGCACGCCCAGCTTCGACCAGCTCCCCGCCGAGGGCATCAGCCAATTGCTGGAGAGCCAGCACTCGCTGGTGCAGACCACTCACCAGGAAGTGCTGCCCTACTACGAAAACATCCTCAGCAACTCCAATTGCCTGATCATGCTGGCCGACAACCAGGGCCAGGTGCTGACCAGTTGGGGGACCCAGCGCTTTATCGAACCCAAGCTGGCCAGGGGCTTCAACCCCGGTGCCAGCTGGATGGAGCGCTCCAGCGGCACCAATGCGATTGGCACCGCGCTGGCGTGTGCCCAAGCGGTGCACATTGAACACGATGAACACTTTCTCAAGGCCAACCGTTTCATGACCGGCTCGGCGGCACCGATCTTTGATGCCCAGCGCGAGATCATCGCGGTGCTGGACGTGTCCAGCGACAGCTACCTGCCGCCCTCCCACACCCTGGGCATGGTCAAGATGATGAGCCAGACCGTGGAGAACCGGCTGATCCTCAACCTGTTTCGTGGCGAGCACTTCCAACTGACCTTCAACACGGGCCTGAGTAACCTGGATAGCCAGTGGGCCGGCCTGCTGATCTTTGATGAAAGCGGCCAGGTGCTGTCGGCCAATCGGCGTGCCGACAACCTGCTGGGCATCAGCTTGTCGCGGGTGATGATCGACAGCCTGTTCAAGGTGTCGCTGCTGGAGTTGTTGAACCAGCCGGAAGGGCTGCCCTTCTCCCTCCAGGCGGCGGGACGCAATCGATTCCAGTGTCTGTTGAAGCGGCCCAGGCAGATGCCGGTGCAGGCGCGGGTGTTCACTGAGCCGACGCCACCGACGCCTACCTCAATTGGCCTCAAGACCTTGCACTTCGGCGATGTGCGCGTGGAGAAAGCCGTGCGCCAGGCCGAGCGCTTGCTGGAAAAGGACATCCCGCTGCTGATCCACGGTGAAACCGGCGTGGGCAAGGAAGTGTTCGTCAAAGCCCTGCACCAGGCCAGTTCGCGCAGCCAGAAGGCGTTCATCGCGGTGAACTGCGCGGCGATTCCCGCCGAATTGGTGGAGTCGGAGCTGTTCGGCTACGAAAAAGGCGCCTTCACTGGCGCCAATCAAAAAGGCAGCATCGGCCTGATCCGAAAGGCCGACAAGGGCACGCTGTTTCTCGACGAGATCGGTGACATGCCGCTGCCCACCCAGGCCCGCTTGCTCCGGGTGTTGCAGGAGCGTTGCGTGCAGCCGGTGGGCAGCAGCGAGTTGTTCCCGGTGGATTTGCGCATCATCTCGGCCACCAACCGCGCGTTGCGCGAGCTGGTGCTGGCCGGGCGTTTTCGTGAGGATTTGTACTACCGCATCGGCGGCCTGACCCTGGAGCTGCCGCCGTTGCGTGAGCGCACCGACAAGCAGGCGTTGTTCAAGCAACTGTGGCAGCAACACCGTGAACCGACGCAATGGGCGGGCCTGAGCGCTGAAGTGTTGGCGCTGTTCGAACAGCACCCATGGCCGGGGAATTTACGCCAGGTAAGCAGCGTGCTGCAGGTGGCACTGGCCATGGCCGAGGAACAACCGATCCGCCCGGAGCACCTGCCGGACGATTTCTTTGTGGATCTGAAAGTGGCGCCACCGCCGCCTGCCAGTGAGTACCTGGATGACAGCATTGACCTGAACCAGCGCTTGAAGGCCGCCGGTGGCAACATCTCCCACCTGGCGCGGGAACTGGGCGTGAGCCGCAATACCTTGTACAAGCGTCTGCGCCAACACTAG
- a CDS encoding LysR family transcriptional regulator, with protein sequence MDRFDAMQAFARVVETGSFTKAAATLHMSKTTVTQLVQQLEARLRVRLLNRTTRKVNVTADGAAYYERVVRLLVDIDDAETSLSSASMTPRGRLRVDVPSPLARMLLIPALPGFFARYPEIQLTVGASDRIVDIIGENVDCVLRGGEITDQFLVARHVGDLKLGIYATPGYLQRFGTPAHPRELEEGSHSTVGFLWFRTGKTLPYAMQRGEERINAQGRPQLTVDDGNAYLAAGLAGLGMLWLPHYMARPHVVSGELLPLFEDWHMAPMPMYLAFPPNRHVSPKVRVFIDWVMELMSEHAPVGG encoded by the coding sequence ATGGACCGTTTCGATGCAATGCAGGCCTTTGCCCGTGTGGTGGAAACCGGCAGCTTCACCAAGGCGGCAGCCACCCTGCACATGAGCAAGACCACCGTGACGCAGCTCGTTCAGCAACTGGAAGCGAGGCTGCGTGTGCGCCTGCTCAACCGCACCACGCGCAAGGTCAACGTCACCGCCGACGGCGCGGCCTACTACGAGCGCGTCGTGCGGTTGCTGGTCGATATCGACGATGCCGAGACAAGCCTGTCCAGCGCATCGATGACCCCGCGCGGGCGGCTGCGTGTGGATGTACCCAGCCCCCTGGCGCGAATGCTGCTGATACCCGCCTTGCCGGGCTTTTTCGCACGCTACCCGGAAATCCAGCTGACGGTGGGCGCGAGTGATCGCATCGTCGACATCATTGGCGAAAACGTTGACTGCGTGTTGCGTGGTGGTGAGATCACCGATCAGTTCCTGGTGGCAAGGCACGTGGGTGATTTGAAACTCGGCATCTATGCCACACCCGGCTATCTGCAGCGCTTCGGTACGCCGGCGCACCCCCGTGAGCTGGAGGAGGGCAGTCACAGTACCGTCGGCTTCCTCTGGTTTCGTACGGGCAAAACTTTGCCCTATGCGATGCAGAGGGGGGAGGAGCGCATCAACGCCCAAGGCCGCCCGCAATTGACGGTCGACGACGGCAATGCGTACCTCGCTGCCGGCCTGGCTGGGCTGGGCATGCTATGGCTCCCGCACTACATGGCCAGGCCGCACGTGGTCAGCGGCGAGTTGCTGCCGCTGTTCGAGGACTGGCACATGGCGCCAATGCCGATGTATCTGGCCTTCCCGCCGAATCGCCATGTCAGCCCCAAAGTGCGGGTATTTATCGACTGGGTAATGGAATTGATGTCCGAGCATGCGCCGGTGGGTGGTTGA
- a CDS encoding AraC family transcriptional regulator, producing the protein MSHLQTGAERCKLPRVFWQSIEQLGLDPALIQHQAQLPHDIHLNEAAVISTRQLFAVWNAIEALSADPSFAIKMVRDTPSAKHKMAFLAALYGADLRDAIARYSRFKRLCSPDQICIEERQGNVSFTIQWPSGTGPAPFASVDAGFALLLELGRRGTGKHLVPVQLSLRRPTPTPETHSIYFGCPIRYGADRDELTVSAADLDLPFLEHNPDVLHMMTPGLTAAMREIEAPAGFREQVIELLKRALAAGRPSLQNLAQELLQSERTLQRRLASEGTTFSALLNEARRQVGFHLLADTTLELKEVAYLLGYEDVNSYYRAFRQWEKVSPSQWRLSNT; encoded by the coding sequence ATGTCGCACCTTCAGACCGGCGCCGAGCGGTGTAAATTGCCCAGAGTATTCTGGCAGTCGATAGAGCAATTGGGACTCGATCCCGCGTTGATTCAACATCAGGCTCAACTGCCCCATGACATTCACCTGAACGAAGCCGCTGTTATCAGCACGCGCCAGCTCTTTGCGGTTTGGAATGCTATCGAGGCGCTTTCTGCAGACCCCTCCTTCGCGATAAAAATGGTTCGCGACACGCCCAGTGCGAAACACAAAATGGCATTCCTCGCCGCGTTATATGGCGCCGACTTGCGCGACGCAATTGCGAGGTATTCCCGCTTCAAACGCCTATGCAGTCCCGACCAGATTTGCATCGAAGAGCGTCAGGGCAATGTGTCATTCACCATTCAGTGGCCTTCTGGTACGGGGCCGGCACCTTTCGCCTCAGTGGACGCTGGATTTGCTCTGTTACTGGAACTAGGTCGACGAGGCACCGGCAAACACTTGGTGCCCGTCCAATTGAGTTTAAGACGGCCAACGCCGACCCCGGAAACCCATTCGATTTATTTCGGTTGCCCCATTCGCTACGGCGCGGACCGTGACGAGTTGACCGTGAGCGCCGCCGACCTCGATTTACCGTTTCTTGAACACAATCCGGACGTATTGCACATGATGACCCCCGGCCTTACTGCCGCAATGCGAGAAATTGAGGCTCCCGCAGGATTCCGTGAGCAGGTCATTGAATTGCTGAAAAGAGCCCTGGCGGCGGGGCGGCCAAGTTTGCAGAATCTCGCCCAAGAACTCTTGCAGAGCGAGCGAACGTTACAACGACGATTAGCGTCGGAGGGTACGACGTTCAGCGCACTGCTCAACGAGGCTCGGCGCCAAGTCGGATTTCATTTGCTTGCTGATACGACCCTTGAACTGAAAGAGGTGGCTTATCTGCTCGGTTACGAGGACGTCAACTCTTATTACCGGGCGTTTCGCCAATGGGAGAAGGTTTCACCCAGTCAGTGGCGACTGTCCAATACATGA
- a CDS encoding FecR family protein translates to MSSEQIIQQAAQWLTRLHDEAVTDADRQAFNAWRQADPRHAVAIERMSAVWGSLDALPAKPARIALNRAFTPRRPRGAQVVGLLGVVVCGWLGLQHLPIWMADQRTGVGERRQIALEDGSQLQLNSNSAVDVKFDGHQRVIELLQGELWVDVAKDAQRPFVVRTDQGTATALGTRYLVKRAADGTTVVTVIESTVAVKGDTREGVKVAAGQRSVLDHGRAQPPQAIGSSDPDAWTRGLLKVNDQPLSEVLQTLASYRHGMLRFDPQALQNLRVSGVFKLDDTAAALSSLADNLPIQVEYFTDLLVVVKPR, encoded by the coding sequence ATGAGTTCCGAACAGATCATCCAGCAGGCGGCACAGTGGCTCACGCGCCTGCACGACGAAGCCGTCACCGACGCCGACCGCCAGGCATTCAACGCGTGGCGCCAGGCCGACCCGCGCCACGCGGTGGCCATTGAGCGCATGAGTGCGGTGTGGGGCAGCCTCGATGCGTTACCGGCCAAGCCCGCGCGCATTGCCCTCAACCGTGCATTCACCCCGCGACGTCCGCGTGGCGCGCAGGTGGTGGGTTTGCTTGGCGTGGTCGTGTGCGGCTGGCTGGGTCTGCAACACTTGCCGATCTGGATGGCCGACCAGCGCACCGGCGTCGGCGAGCGCCGGCAGATCGCCCTCGAGGACGGCAGCCAGTTGCAACTCAACAGCAACTCCGCGGTGGACGTGAAGTTCGATGGCCATCAACGGGTGATCGAACTGCTGCAAGGCGAGCTCTGGGTAGACGTGGCCAAGGATGCGCAACGGCCTTTCGTGGTCCGCACCGACCAGGGTACGGCCACTGCGCTGGGCACGCGTTATCTGGTCAAGCGTGCGGCAGACGGCACCACGGTGGTCACAGTGATCGAGTCCACGGTGGCGGTCAAAGGCGACACCCGCGAGGGGGTCAAGGTAGCGGCTGGCCAGCGTTCGGTCCTCGACCATGGTCGCGCCCAACCGCCGCAAGCCATCGGCAGCAGCGACCCCGACGCCTGGACCCGTGGCCTGCTCAAGGTCAACGACCAACCCCTGAGCGAGGTACTGCAAACCCTCGCCAGCTACCGCCACGGTATGTTGCGCTTTGACCCCCAGGCCCTGCAGAACCTGCGGGTGTCCGGTGTGTTCAAGCTTGACGACACCGCGGCGGCACTGTCGTCACTGGCGGACAACCTGCCGATCCAGGTGGAGTACTTCACCGACCTGCTGGTGGTGGTCAAGCCGCGCTAG
- a CDS encoding helix-turn-helix domain-containing protein: MNFLHVLPEPPAPLPKPSPDDDVISLCVAHNLQRLRSKRHLSLDGLARACGVSRAMLAQIESGRSVPSIKVLCKIAKGLKVSVAAFLEDRAFEGVEVLPAQQSKRLVSADGAFISRALFPYDTARQSEFYEIRLRALGEEVSEGHGPGIQENLVVAQGVLEVSVNDERYLLSTGDSILFYADQPHRYRNPADSEAVAFLVITYPERLD, translated from the coding sequence ATGAATTTCCTGCACGTGCTCCCCGAACCCCCTGCCCCCCTGCCCAAGCCCAGCCCTGACGACGATGTGATCAGCCTGTGCGTCGCCCATAACCTGCAACGCCTGCGTAGCAAACGCCACTTGTCCCTGGATGGCTTGGCGCGCGCCTGCGGCGTGAGCCGGGCGATGCTGGCGCAGATCGAATCCGGGCGCAGCGTGCCGTCGATCAAGGTGCTGTGCAAGATTGCCAAGGGCTTGAAGGTGTCAGTCGCCGCGTTCCTGGAAGACCGCGCCTTCGAGGGAGTGGAAGTGCTGCCGGCGCAACAGAGCAAGCGCCTGGTGAGTGCCGATGGCGCGTTTATCAGCCGTGCCTTGTTCCCCTACGATACTGCTCGGCAATCCGAGTTCTACGAGATTCGCCTGCGAGCGCTGGGCGAGGAAGTTTCCGAAGGCCATGGCCCTGGCATCCAGGAAAACCTGGTGGTGGCCCAAGGCGTTTTGGAAGTGAGCGTCAACGACGAGCGCTACCTCCTGTCCACCGGGGACTCGATCTTGTTCTACGCCGACCAGCCCCACCGCTACCGTAACCCGGCGGACAGCGAAGCAGTGGCGTTTCTGGTGATTACCTATCCAGAACGCCTGGATTGA
- a CDS encoding glutathione S-transferase family protein: MTMTFYTNPNSRGRMVRWMLEEIGCTYETIILDYQPTSQDDRWGGAALAAPAAADPDDPSVIFFRDVNPMGKIPALVHNGQTITETAAICAYLADAFPEANLAPVAAERASYYRWMFFAAGPLEQAVTNHRAGFNPTPDQEFFFGYGSYERTVDQLERAVSAQPFIAGARFTAADVYVGSHIGWGLGLGTLPHSAAFLAYAEKLMGRDAYKRAVAMDAALLGATR, from the coding sequence ATGACAATGACGTTCTATACCAATCCCAACTCTCGCGGGCGCATGGTGCGCTGGATGCTCGAAGAAATCGGCTGCACCTATGAAACGATCATTCTGGATTACCAGCCGACCAGCCAGGATGATCGCTGGGGCGGTGCTGCGCTGGCAGCGCCGGCGGCAGCCGACCCAGATGATCCCAGCGTTATTTTTTTTCGCGACGTGAACCCGATGGGGAAGATCCCCGCACTCGTGCATAACGGGCAAACCATAACAGAAACCGCCGCGATCTGTGCGTATCTGGCTGATGCGTTCCCCGAAGCAAACTTGGCCCCCGTGGCAGCGGAGCGGGCGTCCTACTACCGTTGGATGTTTTTCGCCGCGGGCCCCTTGGAGCAGGCGGTAACCAACCACCGCGCCGGCTTCAACCCCACGCCGGACCAGGAGTTCTTCTTTGGCTATGGGAGCTACGAGCGCACCGTGGATCAACTCGAACGCGCAGTGTCGGCTCAGCCGTTCATTGCCGGAGCGCGTTTCACCGCCGCTGACGTTTATGTGGGCTCTCACATCGGCTGGGGGTTAGGGTTGGGCACCTTGCCGCACAGCGCTGCGTTTCTTGCTTACGCCGAGAAATTAATGGGCCGCGACGCTTATAAACGTGCGGTAGCGATGGATGCAGCGCTGCTGGGGGCAACGCGCTAA
- a CDS encoding sigma-70 family RNA polymerase sigma factor gives MHDIPAALGDSVRQQTLTAMYSEHHGWLHGWLRKKLGCSQHAADLAHDAFIRVLMLAEPQAIKEPRAFLATTAGRLLIDGARRRRIEKAYMEALAIQCEDAGMPDPAAIHVALQALERIAEMLAGLPAKAREAFLLSRLDGLTYSEIATCLDVSSSTVKNYISSALVHCYHSLHPADPLA, from the coding sequence ATGCATGACATTCCCGCCGCGCTGGGCGACTCCGTCCGGCAGCAGACCCTCACGGCGATGTACAGCGAGCACCACGGCTGGTTGCACGGCTGGCTGCGCAAGAAACTCGGCTGCTCCCAACATGCTGCCGACCTGGCCCATGACGCGTTCATCCGTGTCTTGATGCTGGCCGAGCCGCAGGCGATCAAGGAGCCTCGCGCTTTCCTGGCCACCACTGCAGGTCGGCTGTTGATCGACGGCGCCCGACGCCGCCGTATCGAAAAAGCCTATATGGAAGCCCTCGCGATCCAGTGTGAAGACGCCGGCATGCCCGACCCGGCCGCGATTCACGTGGCACTGCAAGCCCTCGAACGCATCGCCGAGATGCTCGCCGGGCTGCCTGCCAAGGCCCGCGAAGCATTCCTGTTGAGTCGCCTCGATGGCCTGACCTACAGCGAAATCGCCACGTGCCTGGACGTGTCTTCCAGCACCGTCAAAAACTACATCTCCAGCGCCCTGGTGCATTGCTACCACAGCCTGCACCCGGCAGACCCGCTGGCATGA
- a CDS encoding RidA family protein, whose translation MTSTRDAIFPADRHELYERHRYSPAIRANGFLFVSGQVGSRKDGSAEPDLAAQVRLAFTNLNAILAEAGSSFEDVVDTTIFIIDPDSKFETIWEVAAEYWGEAPYPTATVIGVTWLSGFDFEIKVIAKLPQ comes from the coding sequence ATGACCAGCACACGCGATGCCATTTTCCCGGCTGACCGCCATGAACTGTACGAACGCCACCGCTACTCGCCGGCGATTCGCGCCAACGGCTTTCTGTTCGTATCCGGCCAGGTCGGCAGCCGCAAGGACGGCTCGGCCGAGCCGGACCTCGCAGCACAGGTTCGCCTGGCCTTCACCAATCTCAACGCGATCCTGGCCGAGGCCGGCAGCAGTTTCGAGGATGTGGTCGACACGACGATCTTCATCATAGACCCCGACTCCAAATTCGAAACCATCTGGGAAGTCGCGGCCGAGTACTGGGGCGAGGCGCCCTACCCCACGGCGACCGTTATCGGCGTGACCTGGTTGTCCGGCTTTGACTTCGAGATCAAGGTGATCGCCAAGCTACCCCAGTAG
- a CDS encoding TonB-dependent receptor family protein: MLLRQPPLLFAALTLSSLVHAEDLQLAPVEVTSSEASAGEVAQAQLQSVPGATNYIDMDSVQQGRVSTNEDVFKYQPGVYAKAANNEGVKLSIRGSGLNRSPGSHASGLYEMFDGLPLTGPGGTPYELKDPLWQSRVEVLRGANGFDQGALALGGAVNYVTRTGYDAPKLQLRYEAGSKGYAQREISSGQVLGDVDYYISLTDSESDGYQRQSAATGKGVAANFGYRFNPDLETRFYFRYRETTNDTPGKLTRNQISHDPRAANSLNAARDSKRLQPGSTWIANKTTLQLDDNARVEVGLAYHDYPMDLREGTNRLKVAYTDISSTLNYIRQDTLFGHDSKTTLGLRTTQAMPNNGASEYVRTPAGNTAPYAPGTKTRDYSYLGSDTVLHIGNDLELVPDLWLTTGLAAIYTRRETQVTYPEGQAPLSQHDWDYAPRLGLRYDFTPQLQVYGNLSRSVEPPHAWSMIWGSNKYFPAGSGAATGLQREGVSLKNQTATTLEIGGRGEAWLGQWDLALYRSEVRHELLTVETQAQTSTSNAIVAESNASPTVHQGVELGLLSPLWDGGRNGQVALRQAYTFSDFHYRDDDRFGDNTLPGIPKHYYQAQLRYSHPTGFYTSLNTEHSSRVAVDYANSYYAASYTLLGATFGYAAPKQDWQAWVDLRNLTNRRYANTVTPGYDDKGLDVARSTPADGRGIYTGVSWSWR; this comes from the coding sequence ATGCTGTTGCGCCAACCTCCGCTCCTGTTTGCCGCCCTGACGTTAAGCTCACTGGTGCACGCCGAAGACCTGCAATTGGCCCCGGTCGAAGTCACCAGCAGCGAAGCCAGCGCCGGCGAAGTGGCCCAGGCGCAGCTCCAGAGCGTGCCGGGCGCTACCAACTACATCGACATGGACAGCGTGCAGCAGGGGCGGGTGAGCACCAACGAAGACGTGTTCAAATACCAGCCTGGGGTGTACGCCAAGGCGGCGAATAACGAAGGGGTGAAACTCTCGATTCGTGGTTCGGGCCTGAACCGCAGCCCCGGCTCCCATGCCTCCGGTTTATATGAAATGTTCGACGGCCTGCCGCTGACTGGCCCCGGCGGCACCCCCTACGAGTTGAAAGACCCCTTGTGGCAAAGCCGTGTCGAAGTGCTGCGCGGCGCCAACGGTTTTGACCAGGGCGCACTCGCCCTCGGCGGCGCGGTCAACTACGTCACGCGCACGGGCTATGACGCACCCAAGCTGCAACTGCGCTACGAAGCGGGCAGCAAAGGCTATGCACAGCGTGAGATCAGTTCGGGCCAGGTGCTGGGAGATGTCGACTACTACATCAGCCTCACGGACTCCGAGTCCGACGGCTACCAGCGCCAGAGCGCGGCCACCGGCAAGGGTGTGGCCGCCAACTTCGGCTACCGTTTCAACCCGGACCTGGAAACCCGCTTCTATTTCCGCTACCGCGAAACCACCAACGACACCCCGGGCAAGCTCACGCGTAACCAGATCAGCCATGACCCGCGCGCGGCCAACAGCCTCAACGCTGCCCGCGATTCCAAGCGCCTGCAGCCGGGCTCCACCTGGATCGCCAACAAGACCACCCTGCAGCTGGACGACAATGCCCGTGTCGAGGTCGGACTGGCCTACCACGACTACCCGATGGACCTGCGCGAAGGCACCAACCGCCTGAAAGTCGCCTACACCGATATCAGCAGCACCCTCAACTACATCCGCCAGGACACGCTGTTCGGCCACGACAGCAAAACCACACTCGGTCTGCGCACCACCCAGGCGATGCCTAACAACGGCGCCTCGGAGTATGTGCGTACGCCCGCTGGCAACACCGCCCCCTACGCCCCCGGCACCAAGACCCGCGACTACAGCTACCTGGGCTCCGATACCGTGCTGCATATCGGCAACGACCTCGAGCTGGTTCCGGACCTGTGGCTGACCACTGGCCTGGCCGCGATCTACACCCGCCGTGAAACCCAGGTCACCTATCCCGAAGGCCAGGCGCCGCTTAGCCAGCACGACTGGGACTACGCGCCGCGCCTCGGCCTGCGCTATGACTTCACCCCGCAATTGCAGGTGTACGGCAACCTGAGCCGCTCGGTGGAGCCGCCGCACGCCTGGTCGATGATCTGGGGGTCCAACAAATACTTCCCCGCAGGCAGCGGAGCGGCCACCGGCTTACAGCGCGAAGGCGTGAGCCTGAAAAACCAGACCGCCACCACCCTCGAAATCGGCGGGCGTGGCGAAGCCTGGCTCGGCCAATGGGACCTGGCACTGTATCGCTCCGAAGTGCGCCACGAACTGCTCACCGTGGAAACCCAGGCCCAGACCTCCACCAGCAATGCCATCGTCGCCGAGTCCAACGCCAGCCCCACGGTGCACCAAGGTGTGGAGCTGGGCCTGCTCAGCCCGTTGTGGGACGGTGGCCGCAATGGCCAGGTCGCCCTGCGCCAAGCCTATACCTTCAGCGACTTCCACTACCGTGACGATGACCGCTTCGGCGACAACACCTTGCCGGGCATTCCCAAGCATTACTACCAGGCGCAGCTGCGCTACAGCCATCCGACCGGCTTCTACACCAGCCTGAACACCGAGCATTCATCAAGGGTGGCGGTGGACTACGCCAATTCCTACTACGCCGCGTCCTACACCCTGCTTGGCGCCACCTTCGGCTACGCCGCGCCCAAGCAAGACTGGCAAGCCTGGGTCGACCTGCGCAACCTGACCAACCGTCGTTACGCCAATACCGTTACGCCGGGCTACGACGACAAAGGGTTGGATGTCGCGCGGTCCACACCGGCGGATGGCCGTGGCATCTACACCGGCGTGTCGTGGAGCTGGCGCTGA
- a CDS encoding GGDEF domain-containing protein: protein MPVDLQALYPKLIHLMLDTVFVVDGDNVIVFVSDACEALLGYPAEALTGTLITHYMHPEDLARTRASIVRVMNGQPHVDFRNRYIRKDGSVVHILWAAFWSKEVGARIGVARDVTALTQAEEELRFLAHHDPLTALTNRSLFNDRLDHALQAARTHNHTLALLFLDINDFKAINDVHGHAMGDRVLCAIARRLERCVREGDLVARMGGDEFTVLITDIQSPDAVDARVAQILAVMAEPLGPEFGGVKMPSCSVGVAFYPGDGEDADTLLSHADGEMYRVKRLRVVSE, encoded by the coding sequence ATGCCTGTCGACCTGCAAGCCCTCTACCCCAAACTGATCCACTTGATGCTGGATACGGTCTTCGTCGTCGACGGCGACAACGTGATTGTCTTCGTGAGCGATGCCTGTGAGGCACTGCTCGGCTACCCAGCCGAAGCGTTGACGGGCACCCTGATCACCCACTACATGCACCCGGAAGACCTGGCGCGCACCCGCGCCTCCATTGTCCGGGTCATGAATGGCCAACCCCATGTCGACTTTCGCAATCGCTACATCCGCAAGGATGGCAGCGTCGTGCACATCCTGTGGGCGGCCTTCTGGTCCAAGGAAGTCGGGGCGCGGATCGGCGTCGCGCGGGACGTCACCGCGCTCACCCAGGCCGAGGAGGAGCTACGCTTCCTCGCCCACCATGACCCGCTGACGGCCCTCACCAACCGCTCGCTGTTCAATGACCGGCTGGACCACGCCTTGCAAGCCGCACGGACTCACAACCACACCCTGGCGTTGCTGTTTCTGGACATCAATGACTTCAAGGCCATCAACGACGTGCACGGCCATGCCATGGGCGACCGCGTGCTCTGCGCAATTGCACGGCGACTGGAGCGTTGCGTGCGCGAGGGTGACCTGGTGGCCCGGATGGGCGGCGATGAGTTCACGGTGCTGATCACGGATATCCAGTCGCCGGATGCGGTTGACGCAAGGGTGGCGCAGATACTCGCGGTCATGGCTGAGCCGCTGGGGCCGGAGTTTGGCGGGGTGAAGATGCCATCCTGCAGCGTAGGCGTGGCGTTCTACCCGGGGGATGGGGAAGATGCGGATACGCTGTTGAGCCATGCCGATGGGGAAATGTATCGGGTGAAAAGGTTGCGGGTGGTGAGCGAGTGA